A single Oncorhynchus nerka isolate Pitt River linkage group LG10, Oner_Uvic_2.0, whole genome shotgun sequence DNA region contains:
- the LOC115135466 gene encoding mitogen-activated protein kinase kinase kinase kinase 2-like isoform X2 has protein sequence MEAIGVSYSNPLEDYELIHRIGSGTYGDVFKARDIKTSVVSAIKVVKLDPGDDISSIQQEITMIRECTHKNIVAYFGSYFRNNKLWICMEYCGGGSLQDIYHATGPLNERQIAYVCRETLQGLRHLHETGKMHRDIKGANVLLTERGDVKLADFGVAAEINASVAKRKSFIGTPYWMAPEVAAVEKKGGYNQLCDIWAVGITAIELAELQPPMFDLHPMRALMVMSKGSFQPPKLKDKSKWSVDFHSFVKVSLTKNPRKRPTAEKLLQHPFVSQRLTRTLAIELLDMASNPVLQTSHTMDECDLETCSAFPDKIQSLGKPLSVQRTQSEEQFDLLKFGPPMRKETDPSPDLGSYDEWSISGDENNSSCRSLLECVEEALLERRLTVKRAPSAEHSPEEDDGDDDDDDMDKCGTVKRSGVLSPAPRHTMPPSTDTTCPIECTGNYDSTPSTVTPPFTDPTLADPSLFNSTIFADTTNCSSTSEEKAQIHHPETLYCAEGSGQRPEKTAAKAQQPPLSPEWSTLRRKTEDSRGDCHGLPPTPKVHMGACFSKVFNGCPLNIHCAVTWVLPKTKDQHLILGTEEGIYTLNLNELHEDTMEKLLPQRCSWLYVMNNVLMSISGKSSQLCSQRLTTLFDHRRHLPKRQGHLSINTHRLTERINSRRFSVSGKIPDTKGCRRCSVVRNPYTDSTFLCAVVPTGLVLLLWYEPLQKFMQLKHIAVSLPESLPIFELLVLEKEELPQVCVGVRKLQAPVKTCEQVHFDIIHLNDTPRAQTGSQSLKVMQVTQLDRDTVLITLENTVKIVNLNGNPSKGRTSNLTFDFSIETLVCLQDSVLAFWKHGLKGRSLNSDEVTQEITDESRIFRVLGTSRDIILQSTLTDNPSALSNLYILTGHESSY, from the exons gccCGAGACATCAAGACGTCTGTGGTATCTGCAATCAAAGTTGTAAAACTAGATCCTG GTGACGATATCTCATCTATCCAACAGGAGATCACCATGATTAGAGAATGCACTCACAAGAACATTGTGGCCTATTTCGGCAGCTACTTCAG AAATAACAAGCTGTGGATCTGCATGGAGTACTGCGGCGGAGGTTCCCTGCAGGACATTTATCATG CTACTGGCCCCCTGAACGAGAGGCAGATTGCATATGTGTGCAGGGAAACACTCCAG GGACTGCGTCACTTACATGAGACTGGGAAAATGCACAGAGACATAAAA GGAGCCAACGTTCTTCTAACAGAGCGAGGAGATGTCAAACTGG CGGATTTTGGCGTTGCAGCTGAGATCAATGCCTCTGTTGCCAAGAGGAAGTCCTTCATAGGCACACCTTACTG GATGGCACCCGAGGTGGCAGCAGTGGAGAAGAAAGGTGGGTACAACCAGCTATGTGACATCTGGGCAGTGGGCATCACCGCTATCGAGCTGGCAGAGCTTCAGCCTCCAATGTTTGACCTGCACCCAATGAG ggcCTTGATGGTGATGTCAAAGGGCAGCTTCCAGCCTCCCAAACTGAAGGACAAGTCCAAATG GTCCGTTGACTTCCACAGCTTTGTGAAAGTATCCCTCACCAAGAACCCTCGCAAAAGGCCCACTGCAGAGAAGTTGTTACAG CACCCCTTTGTGAGTCAGCGGCTGACCAGGACCCTGGCCATTGAACTGCTGGACATGGCCAGCAACCCTGTTCTGCAAACCTCACACACTATGGATGAGTGTGATCTTGAG ACATGCAGTGCATTCCCTGATAAGATCCAGTCTCTAGGGAAACCCCTGTCGGTCCAGAGGACTCAGTCTGAGGAGCAGT TTGATCTGCTAAAATTTGGCCCTCCCATGAGGAAGGAGACTGACCCCTCTCCTGACCTG GGATCATATGACGAATGGAGCATTTCAGGAGATGAAAATAACTCCTC GTGCAGGAGTCTACTGGAGTGTGTCGAGGAAGCATTGCTTGAAAG GAGGTTAACCGTCAAGAGAGCGCCCTCTGCTGAG CACTCTCCTGAAgaagatgatggtgatgatgatgatgatgatatggatAAATGTGGCACagtgaagaggagtggggtcCTCAGTCCTGCCCCAAGGCACACCATGCCCCCGTCCACTGACACGACTTGCCCCATAGAATGCACTGGCAATTATGACTCCACCCCTTCCACTGTCACACCTCCATTCACAGACCCCACCCTGGCTGACCCCTCTCTCTTCAACTCTACCATCTTTGCTGACACCACCAACTGCTCCTCTACCTCTGAAG AAAAGGCTCAAATCCATCATCCTGAGACACTATACTGCGCTGAAGGGTCTGGACAGAGGCCGGAAAAGACGGCCGCCAAGGCCCAGCAGCCCCCACTGTCTCCAGAATGGAGCACACTCAGGAGGAAAACTGAGGACTCG AGAGGTGATTGCCATGGACTTCCACCCACCCCCAAAGTCCAT ATGGGGGCCTGTTTTTCCAAGGTGTTTAATGGCTGTCCATTAAATATCCACTGTGCTGTCACATGGGTCCTGCCAAAGACTAAAG ATCAACACCTCATCCTGGGGACAGAGGAGGGCATCTATACCCTGAACCTCAACGAGCTCCATGAGGACACAATGGAGAAG TTATTACCCCAGAGGTGCAGCTGGCTGTATGTCATGAACAATGTGCTAATGTCTATCTCAG GGAAATCATCGCAGCTGTGCTCCCAGAGGCTGACCACCCTGTTTGATCATCGCAGACACCTGCCGAAGAGGCAGGGCCACCTGTCCATCAACACCCACCGCCTCACCGAGAGGATCAACTCAAG AAGGTTTTCTGTGTCTGGAAAGATACCAGACACCAAAGGCTGTCGACGCTGCAGCGTTG TGCGTAACCCGTACACTGACAGCACATTTTTGTGTGCTGTTGTACCAACTGGCCTTGTCCTACTGCTGTGGTACGAGCCCCTGCAGAAGTTCATGCAACTCAAG CATATCGCTGTGAGTCTCCCAGAAAGCCTCCCCATCTTTGAACTGCTTGTCCTGGAGAAAGAGGAGTTGCCacaggtgtgtgtgggtgtgcgcaAGTTACAGGCCCCTGTCAAGACCTGTGAGCAGGTCCACTTTGACATCATCCACTTGAATGACACACCCAGAGCCCAGACAG GTAGTCAATCTCTGAAGGTGATGCAGGTAACTCAGCTGGACAGAGACACAGTACTGATCACTCTGGAGA ACACTGTGAAAATTGTGAATCTGAATGGAAATCCAAGCAAAGGGAGGACCTCAAATTTGACCTTTGACTTTTCCATTGAGACTCTTG TATGTTTGCAGGATAGTGTTCTGGCCTTCTGGAAGCATGGGCTTAAAGGTAGAAGCTTGAATAGTGATGAG GTTACACAAGAGATCACGGATGAAAGTCGAATATTCAGAGTCTTGGGAACCTCAAG GGACATTATCTTGCAGAGTACTCTCACGGACAATCCATCTGCCTTAAGCAACTTGTACATCCTGACGGGGCATGAGAGTAGCTACTGA
- the LOC115135466 gene encoding mitogen-activated protein kinase kinase kinase kinase 2-like isoform X1: MEAIGVSYSNPLEDYELIHRIGSGTYGDVFKARDIKTSVVSAIKVVKLDPGDDISSIQQEITMIRECTHKNIVAYFGSYFRNNKLWICMEYCGGGSLQDIYHATGPLNERQIAYVCRETLQGLRHLHETGKMHRDIKGANVLLTERGDVKLADFGVAAEINASVAKRKSFIGTPYWMAPEVAAVEKKGGYNQLCDIWAVGITAIELAELQPPMFDLHPMRALMVMSKGSFQPPKLKDKSKWSVDFHSFVKVSLTKNPRKRPTAEKLLQHPFVSQRLTRTLAIELLDMASNPVLQTSHTMDECDLETCSAFPDKIQSLGKPLSVQRTQSEEQFDLLKFGPPMRKETDPSPDLGSYDEWSISGDENNSSSLLECVEEALLERRLTVKRAPSAEHSPEEDDGDDDDDDMDKCGTVKRSGVLSPAPRHTMPPSTDTTCPIECTGNYDSTPSTVTPPFTDPTLADPSLFNSTIFADTTNCSSTSEEKAQIHHPETLYCAEGSGQRPEKTAAKAQQPPLSPEWSTLRRKTEDSRGDCHGLPPTPKVHMGACFSKVFNGCPLNIHCAVTWVLPKTKDQHLILGTEEGIYTLNLNELHEDTMEKLLPQRCSWLYVMNNVLMSISGKSSQLCSQRLTTLFDHRRHLPKRQGHLSINTHRLTERINSRRFSVSGKIPDTKGCRRCSVVRNPYTDSTFLCAVVPTGLVLLLWYEPLQKFMQLKHIAVSLPESLPIFELLVLEKEELPQVCVGVRKLQAPVKTCEQVHFDIIHLNDTPRAQTGSQSLKVMQVTQLDRDTVLITLENTVKIVNLNGNPSKGRTSNLTFDFSIETLVCLQDSVLAFWKHGLKGRSLNSDEVTQEITDESRIFRVLGTSRDIILQSTLTDNPSALSNLYILTGHESSY, from the exons gccCGAGACATCAAGACGTCTGTGGTATCTGCAATCAAAGTTGTAAAACTAGATCCTG GTGACGATATCTCATCTATCCAACAGGAGATCACCATGATTAGAGAATGCACTCACAAGAACATTGTGGCCTATTTCGGCAGCTACTTCAG AAATAACAAGCTGTGGATCTGCATGGAGTACTGCGGCGGAGGTTCCCTGCAGGACATTTATCATG CTACTGGCCCCCTGAACGAGAGGCAGATTGCATATGTGTGCAGGGAAACACTCCAG GGACTGCGTCACTTACATGAGACTGGGAAAATGCACAGAGACATAAAA GGAGCCAACGTTCTTCTAACAGAGCGAGGAGATGTCAAACTGG CGGATTTTGGCGTTGCAGCTGAGATCAATGCCTCTGTTGCCAAGAGGAAGTCCTTCATAGGCACACCTTACTG GATGGCACCCGAGGTGGCAGCAGTGGAGAAGAAAGGTGGGTACAACCAGCTATGTGACATCTGGGCAGTGGGCATCACCGCTATCGAGCTGGCAGAGCTTCAGCCTCCAATGTTTGACCTGCACCCAATGAG ggcCTTGATGGTGATGTCAAAGGGCAGCTTCCAGCCTCCCAAACTGAAGGACAAGTCCAAATG GTCCGTTGACTTCCACAGCTTTGTGAAAGTATCCCTCACCAAGAACCCTCGCAAAAGGCCCACTGCAGAGAAGTTGTTACAG CACCCCTTTGTGAGTCAGCGGCTGACCAGGACCCTGGCCATTGAACTGCTGGACATGGCCAGCAACCCTGTTCTGCAAACCTCACACACTATGGATGAGTGTGATCTTGAG ACATGCAGTGCATTCCCTGATAAGATCCAGTCTCTAGGGAAACCCCTGTCGGTCCAGAGGACTCAGTCTGAGGAGCAGT TTGATCTGCTAAAATTTGGCCCTCCCATGAGGAAGGAGACTGACCCCTCTCCTGACCTG GGATCATATGACGAATGGAGCATTTCAGGAGATGAAAATAACTCCTC GAGTCTACTGGAGTGTGTCGAGGAAGCATTGCTTGAAAG GAGGTTAACCGTCAAGAGAGCGCCCTCTGCTGAG CACTCTCCTGAAgaagatgatggtgatgatgatgatgatgatatggatAAATGTGGCACagtgaagaggagtggggtcCTCAGTCCTGCCCCAAGGCACACCATGCCCCCGTCCACTGACACGACTTGCCCCATAGAATGCACTGGCAATTATGACTCCACCCCTTCCACTGTCACACCTCCATTCACAGACCCCACCCTGGCTGACCCCTCTCTCTTCAACTCTACCATCTTTGCTGACACCACCAACTGCTCCTCTACCTCTGAAG AAAAGGCTCAAATCCATCATCCTGAGACACTATACTGCGCTGAAGGGTCTGGACAGAGGCCGGAAAAGACGGCCGCCAAGGCCCAGCAGCCCCCACTGTCTCCAGAATGGAGCACACTCAGGAGGAAAACTGAGGACTCG AGAGGTGATTGCCATGGACTTCCACCCACCCCCAAAGTCCAT ATGGGGGCCTGTTTTTCCAAGGTGTTTAATGGCTGTCCATTAAATATCCACTGTGCTGTCACATGGGTCCTGCCAAAGACTAAAG ATCAACACCTCATCCTGGGGACAGAGGAGGGCATCTATACCCTGAACCTCAACGAGCTCCATGAGGACACAATGGAGAAG TTATTACCCCAGAGGTGCAGCTGGCTGTATGTCATGAACAATGTGCTAATGTCTATCTCAG GGAAATCATCGCAGCTGTGCTCCCAGAGGCTGACCACCCTGTTTGATCATCGCAGACACCTGCCGAAGAGGCAGGGCCACCTGTCCATCAACACCCACCGCCTCACCGAGAGGATCAACTCAAG AAGGTTTTCTGTGTCTGGAAAGATACCAGACACCAAAGGCTGTCGACGCTGCAGCGTTG TGCGTAACCCGTACACTGACAGCACATTTTTGTGTGCTGTTGTACCAACTGGCCTTGTCCTACTGCTGTGGTACGAGCCCCTGCAGAAGTTCATGCAACTCAAG CATATCGCTGTGAGTCTCCCAGAAAGCCTCCCCATCTTTGAACTGCTTGTCCTGGAGAAAGAGGAGTTGCCacaggtgtgtgtgggtgtgcgcaAGTTACAGGCCCCTGTCAAGACCTGTGAGCAGGTCCACTTTGACATCATCCACTTGAATGACACACCCAGAGCCCAGACAG GTAGTCAATCTCTGAAGGTGATGCAGGTAACTCAGCTGGACAGAGACACAGTACTGATCACTCTGGAGA ACACTGTGAAAATTGTGAATCTGAATGGAAATCCAAGCAAAGGGAGGACCTCAAATTTGACCTTTGACTTTTCCATTGAGACTCTTG TATGTTTGCAGGATAGTGTTCTGGCCTTCTGGAAGCATGGGCTTAAAGGTAGAAGCTTGAATAGTGATGAG GTTACACAAGAGATCACGGATGAAAGTCGAATATTCAGAGTCTTGGGAACCTCAAG GGACATTATCTTGCAGAGTACTCTCACGGACAATCCATCTGCCTTAAGCAACTTGTACATCCTGACGGGGCATGAGAGTAGCTACTGA